One Drosophila subobscura isolate 14011-0131.10 chromosome U, UCBerk_Dsub_1.0, whole genome shotgun sequence DNA window includes the following coding sequences:
- the LOC117901878 gene encoding uncharacterized protein LOC117901878: MSRTRDWSRARPYIPKDNLTTDAGIRATKFPAKIDPECGPVSMSMIIGWEYARIWLRERDANVAHHERAAKPKTVKNDFEWWLKLRKTNKRFCKIK; the protein is encoded by the exons ATGAGCCGGACCAGAGATTGGTCTCGGGCGAGGCCTTACATACCCAAGGATAACCTAACGACCGATGCGGGAATAAGGGCTACGAAATTTCCAGCAAAAATTGACCCAGAG TGTGGCCCCGTCTCGATGTCGATGATCATTGGCTGGGAGTATGCTAGGATTTGGCTGCGTGAACGCGATGCCAATGTGGCGCATCACGAGCGGGCGGCCAAACCCAAGACTGTCAAAAATGATTTCGAGTGGTGGCTGAAGCTTCGCAAGACCAACAAGCGGTTctgcaaaattaaataa